In the Larimichthys crocea isolate SSNF chromosome XXI, L_crocea_2.0, whole genome shotgun sequence genome, one interval contains:
- the slc17a6a gene encoding vesicular glutamate transporter 2.2, with amino-acid sequence MEPGKEKALPTTKEGLKQIAGKALGNLYRRFEKRQQTGEAIELTEDGRPTAEQERKTPLCDCTCFGLPRRYIIAMLSGLGFCISFGIRCNLGVAIVSMVNNSTIHQNGKIIIKEKAKFNWDPETVGMIHGSFFWGYIVTQIPGGYISSRLAANRVFGAAIVLTSTLNMFIPAAARAHYGCVIFVRILQGLVEGVTYPACHGIWSKWAPPLERSRLATISFCGSYAGAVIAMPLAGILVQYTGWSSVFYVYGCFGIFWYMFWVLVSYESPAEHPTITDEERRYIEESIGESAQLMGAMEKYKTPWRKFFSSMPVYAIIVANFCRSWTFYLLLISQPAYFEEVFGFEISKVGILSALPHLVMTIIVPLGGQLADYLRTHNIMSTTMVRKIMNCGGFGMEATLLLVVGYSHSKGVAISFLVLAVGFSGFAISGFNVNHLDIAPRYASILMGISNGVGTLSGMVCPLIVGAMTKNKTREEWQYVFLIASLVHYGGVVFYGLFASGEKQPWADPEETSEEKCGFIDEDELAEETGDITQGYGAMGGPAKSYGATAQLNGGWVQDWDKTEEYVQEPAGKMYAERGYS; translated from the exons ATGGAGCCAGGAAAGGAGAAAGCTCTCCCTACCACTAAAGAGGGACTAAAACAAATCGCAGGAAAGGCCCTCGGGAACCTGTACAG GAGGTTCGAAAAGCGGCAGCAGACAGGTGAAGCGATCGAGCTGACTGAAGATGGGAGACCCACGGCGGAACAGGAGCGGAAGACGCCCCTGTGTGACTGCACATGCTTCGGGCTTCCTCGCAGATACATCATCGCTATGCTGAGTGGGCTCGGCTTCTGCATCTCCTTCGGTATCCGATGTAACTTGGGTGTGGCCATCGTCAGCATGGTCAATAACAGCACAATCCATCAAAACGGCAAGATCATCATCAAAGAG aaAGCGAAATTCAACTGGGACCCAGAGACCGTGGGGATGATTCATGGATCCTTCTTCTGGGGCTATATAGTCACTCAGATTCCTGGAGGGTATATATCCTCCAGACTGGCTGCAAACAG AGTATTTGGGGCTGCCATCGTTCTGACATCCACCCTGAACATGTTCATTCCCGCCGCCGCCCGGGCGCACTACGGATGTGTCATCTTTGTGAGGATATTACAAGGGCTGGTGGAG GGAGTGACTTATCCAGCCTGCCATGGGATCTGGAGTAAATGGGCTCCGCCGCTGGAAAGAAGTCGTCTGGCAACCATCTCCTTCTGTG GGTCCTATGCCGGTGCAGTGATAGCCATGCCTCTGGCTGGGATCTTGGTCCAGTACACAGGATGGTCCTCTGTCTTCTATGTGTATG GATGCTTTGGGATATTTTGGTACATGTTCTGGGTCTTGGTGTCCTACGAGAGCCCAGCGGAGCACCCGACTATCACTGACGAGGAGCGCCGCTACATCGAAGAGAGCATTGGTGAAAGTGCCCAGCTGATGGGCGCGATGGAA AAATACAAGACACCCTGGAGGAAATTCTTCTCCTCCATGCCCGTCTATGCAATTATTGTGGCCAACTTCTGCAGGAGTTGGACCTTTTAtctgctcctcatcagtcagCCTGCTTACTTTGAGGAGGTGTTTGGCTTTGAAATCAGCAAG GTTGGAATTCTGTCAGCGCTTCCTCACTTGGTCATGACCATCATCGTGCCCTTGGGAGGCCAGTTAGCGGACTACCTGCGGACCCACAACATCATGTCCACCACTATGGTCCGGAAAATCATGAACTGTGGAG ggTTCGGTATGGAGGCCACTCTTTTATTAGTGGTTGGTTATTCTCACAGTAAAGGCGTGGCCATCTCTTTCTTAGTCCTGGCGGTGGGTTTTAGCGGATTTGCAATATCAG GTTTCAATGTCAACCATCTAGACATCGCTCCTCGCTATGCCAGCATCCTCATGGGAATATCCAACGGTGTGGGTACCCTGTCAGGGATGGTCTGCCCTCTAATAGTGGGAGCCATGACAAAGAACAAG ACTCGGGAAGAGTGGCAGTATGTCTTCCTCATTGCTTCCCTGGTGCATTATGGGGGCGTCGTGTTTTATGGGCTCTTTGCATCTGGAGAGAAACAGCCATGGGCCGACCCTGAAGAAACCAGCGAAGAGAAGTGCGGCTTCATTGATGAGGACGAGCTGGCCGAAGAGACGGGTGACATCACGCAGGGTTATGGCGCCATGGGCGGTCCGGCTAAAAGCTACGGGGCCACTGCACAGCTCAACGGAGGTTGGGTGCAGGACTGGGATAAGACGGAGGAGTATGTGCAGGAACCTGCTGGGAAGATGTATGCTGAGCGTGGCTACTCTTAA
- the fancf gene encoding Fanconi anemia group F protein produces MEAVLRNLAGTAELLAVAGRSGVVEQWDEQTLSRAFDWARYCEHVFTRFHNNPGMRRIMEKQLQLTNQSLQAVFPAYTDVSFSDLSQCQHLLLVGLLSNPELPSSIMKILFDSMSPANTKQSEYQGVSGLCSRIIQCKSACKVLSPLTDVSAVGADAEVQGAMLMEELAALLSQSSEACRAEHFLDSVLQGCDGAAHHFCLVIAAALLTTTNSAAQTASQDFLLDWLQRKPSELQHMCSTLPATLVIDLSKRHLKFRDAYCVVLKNWASDMEYSISDGEWVQTGTNQTSVSFQRLTEHFLALLEACPSLREGVVKELNVLKISDGDFDVRGLSVWGDLLSIINK; encoded by the coding sequence ATGGAGGCGGTGCTCAGAAACCTGGCGGGCACGGCGGAGCTGCTGGCCGTGGCGGGGCGGAGCGGCGTGGTGGAGCAGTGGGATGAACAAACTCTGTCCAGGGCTTTTGACTGGGCTCGGTACTGCGAGCACGTCTTCACCAGGTTTCATAATAATCCAGGTATGAGGAGGATTATGgagaagcagctgcagctcacaAATCAAAGTCTGCAGGCTGTTTTCCCTGCATACACCGACGTCTCCTTCTCGGATCTCTCCCAATGTCAGCACCTGTTGCTTGTTGGGCTGTTGAGCAACCCTGAGTTGCCCAGCTCCATCATGAAGATACTCTTTGACAGTATGAGTCCTGCAAACACTAAGCAGAGTGAGTATCAGGGCGTGAGCGGCCTCTGCAGCCGCATCATTCAGTGCAAGTCTGCATGTAAAGTCCTGAGTCCTCTCACAGACGTGTCAGCTGTTGGTGCTGATGCTGAGGTTCAGGGGGCGATGCTGATGGAGGAGCTGGCTGCTCTGCTGAGCCAAAGCAGCGAAGCCTGCCGGGCGGAGCACTTTTTAGACTCTGTCCTCCAGGGATGCGACGGAGCAGCACATCATTTCTGTCTGGTCATCGCCGCAGCTCTGCTGACGACGACAAACTCGGCGGCACAAACTGCTTCACAGGATTTTCTCCTGGACTGGCTGCAGAGAAAACCCAGCGAGCTGCAGCACATGTGCTCCACATTACCTGCTACGCTTGTTATAGACCTGTCCAAACGGCACCTGAAATTCAGAGACGCGTACTGCGTTGTGCTGAAAAACTGGGCCTCTGATATGGAGTACAGCATAAGTGACGGTGAATGGGTTCAAACCGGCACAAACCAAACTTCAGTGTCCTTCCAGAGACTCACTGAGCACTTCCTGGCCTTGCTGGAGGCTTGCCCCTCTCTCAGGGAGGGTGTAGTAAAAGAgttaaatgttttgaaaattTCAGATGGAGACTTTGACGTCAGAGGTCTGAGTGTGTGGGGAGACCTCCTGTCCATCATAAACAAGTGA
- the LOC104932030 gene encoding P2Y purinoceptor 1, which produces MPSIFLVVVILGLPLNLLSLWVFFHRLRRWSRSTVFLFNLTLADTSWLLALPFLITYHLNHLYWKLGWTICTSVRMFYHNYFYLSIFFVTCISVDRYLAIVHPLRSLVLLSQRQTCLLCVTVWLATLIISIPVATMSLIQTCPGSNRTVCTLYILLSETQESLPYSTFCTTVGFLFPLLSICYCGLHSVRKLRHRPCRSYPHNKQRRLLCAVLVIFAFFYLPYHLSRNAAIYIRAIYPDNPASWHYADLIFALEMCICSLITCVNPLFSCFIGGQFRRELHSTFAVVFSKFSGAQVASMISKRTRMTMRSRQAMSTVTPVCAVPAGRP; this is translated from the coding sequence ATGCCGTCCATCTTCCTGGTGGTGGTGATCCTCGGGCTTCCCCTCAACCTGCTCTCCCTCTGGGTTTTCTTCCACCGCCTGCGGCGCTGGAGCCGCAGCACGGTGTTCCTCTTCAACCTGACCCTGGCTGACACCTCATGGCTGCTGGCTTTGCCTTTCCTCATCACCTACCACCTGAACCATCTGTACTGGAAGTTGGGGTGGACGATCTGCACTAGTGTGAGAATGTTTTACCACAACTACTTTTACCTCAGCATCTTCTTCGTCACCTGCATCAGTGTGGACCGTTACCTGGCCATCGTGCACCCGCTGCGCTCTCTGGTGCTGCTGAGCCAGAGGCAGAcctgcctgctgtgtgtgacGGTCTGGTTGGCCACTCTGATCATCAGCATACCTGTTGCAACTATGAGTCTTATCCAGACTTGCCCTGGGAGCAACCGTACTGTCTGTACCCTGTACATACTGCTAAGTGAGACCCAGGAGAGCCTCCCATATTCCACCTTTTGCACCACCGTCGGCTTCCTCTTCCCCCTGCTCTCCATCTGTTACTGCGGCCTGCACAGCGTCAGAAAGCTGCGCCACCGACCGTGCCGCTCCTACCCGCACAACAAGCAGCGACGGCTTCTGTGCGCAGTGCTGGTCATCTTTGCCTTCTTTTACCTGCCTTACCACCTGAGCCGCAACGCGGCCATCTATATTCGTGCAATCTACCCCGACAACCCCGCGTCCTGGCACTACGCAGACCTGATCTTCGCCTTGGAGATGTGCATCTGCAGCCTCATCACCTGCGTCAACCCTCTGTTCAGCTGCTTCATAGGTGGCCAGTTCAGGAGAGAGTTACACAGCACTTTTGCTGTCGTGTTTTCAAAATTTTCAGGTGCACAGGTGGCCTCAATGATATCCAAACGGACCCGGATGACGATGAGGTCAAGACAGGCGATGTCTACTGTCACACCTGTGTGCGCAGTGCCTGCAGGTAGACCCTGA